Proteins from a genomic interval of Sphingobacterium lactis:
- the hpf gene encoding ribosome hibernation-promoting factor, HPF/YfiA family: protein MNITVQSIKFNADSKLIEFIKKRSEKLNQFLDNIIEGVCYLRLENVDDEANKVVELKFNVPGNQLFAKAQAKSFEEATDIAIESIRRQINKHKTKTRGNLSNHKEVLNQEEEF from the coding sequence ATGAACATTACAGTGCAATCTATTAAATTTAATGCTGACAGTAAGCTAATCGAGTTCATTAAGAAGAGATCTGAAAAGTTGAATCAGTTTTTAGATAACATCATTGAGGGTGTATGTTATCTTCGATTGGAGAATGTTGATGATGAAGCGAATAAGGTAGTCGAATTGAAATTTAATGTCCCAGGTAACCAATTATTTGCCAAGGCCCAGGCCAAAAGTTTTGAGGAAGCAACAGACATCGCCATAGAATCCATTAGGCGTCAAATAAATAAACATAAAACGAAAACGAGGGGAAACCTCAGCAATCATAAAGAAGTTCTGAATCAAGAAGAAGAATTCTAA
- a CDS encoding tyrosine-type recombinase/integrase — MFKDRFINYLKFEKRYSAHTIIAYEREIQDVLDFMEAEGVPFAEVDYRFMRFYFSQLKERGKEATSVNRAISSLKSFYKFLMREGLVEQNPMGLIKSMKTPKKLPVVVEKDKLVKLLDRMQDEGEGFEQVRDFIVMELLFGTGIRLSELLKIKASDIDLFNKKILIFGKRSKERFVPVHQTLLEELQRYQRIKNEAGLENKSPYLIVTKVGKDAYPKLIYQIVKKYLGMITSQQKKSPHVLRHTFATSLLDNGADLNAIKELLGHAGLSATQVYTHNSAERLKSIYKQAHPKA, encoded by the coding sequence ATGTTTAAGGATCGATTTATCAATTACCTCAAATTTGAAAAGCGTTATTCGGCGCATACGATCATTGCGTATGAGCGGGAGATTCAGGATGTATTGGATTTTATGGAAGCAGAAGGAGTTCCATTTGCTGAAGTGGATTATCGATTTATGCGTTTTTACTTTTCTCAGTTGAAGGAAAGAGGGAAGGAGGCAACTTCTGTAAACCGAGCAATATCTTCCTTAAAGTCATTCTACAAATTTCTGATGCGTGAGGGGTTGGTGGAGCAGAACCCGATGGGTCTGATCAAATCCATGAAGACACCCAAGAAACTTCCTGTTGTCGTAGAAAAGGATAAGCTTGTCAAATTGCTTGACCGGATGCAGGATGAGGGTGAGGGATTTGAGCAGGTGCGCGATTTTATCGTTATGGAATTATTGTTCGGTACGGGCATCCGTCTGTCGGAACTGTTAAAAATAAAGGCTTCAGATATTGATTTATTCAATAAAAAAATACTTATATTCGGAAAAAGGAGCAAGGAGCGTTTTGTTCCCGTACATCAAACTTTGTTGGAGGAGTTACAGCGGTACCAGCGCATAAAAAATGAAGCCGGTCTGGAAAACAAATCTCCTTATTTGATCGTTACCAAAGTAGGAAAGGATGCTTATCCCAAGTTGATCTATCAGATCGTAAAGAAATACTTGGGCATGATTACTTCCCAACAGAAAAAAAGTCCGCATGTACTGCGACACACCTTTGCCACCAGTTTATTGGACAATGGCGCGGACTTAAATGCAATCAAGGAATTATTAGGACATGCTGGGTTGTCTGCGACACAAGTATATACGCATAATTCAGCAGAGCGTTTGAAATCAATTTATAAACAAGCCCATCCAAAGGCTTAA
- the fbaA gene encoding class II fructose-bisphosphate aldolase, which yields MSLKDFKGVLTGDQVQELFEVAKAHKFALPAVNIIGTDSINAVMETAKAVNSPVIIQLSNGGAQFYAGKSLNNDNLQACILGAISAAQHVHLLAEHYGVAVILHTDHAAKKLLPWIDGLLDAGEKFFAQHGKPLFSSHMLDLSEEPLEENIAICKKYLERMKPLGMTIEIELGVTGGEEDGVDNSDVDSSKLYTQPEEVAYAFEELSQVSDRFTVAAAFGNVHGVYKPGNVKLQPVILHNSQEYIREKFNLQAEKPVNFVFHGGSGSSPAEIEEAISYGAIKMNIDTDMQWAFWDGVRAYEAKNHDFLQSQIGNPEGEDSPNKKYYDPRVWLRKGEEAFVTRLKQAFEELNAVDSNSKL from the coding sequence ATGAGCCTAAAAGATTTCAAAGGAGTATTAACAGGAGATCAAGTACAGGAGCTATTTGAGGTAGCGAAAGCGCATAAATTTGCTTTGCCTGCGGTTAACATTATCGGTACGGATTCGATCAATGCCGTAATGGAAACAGCAAAGGCTGTCAATTCGCCAGTTATCATTCAATTATCCAATGGTGGTGCACAATTCTATGCTGGTAAATCGTTGAATAACGATAATTTGCAAGCGTGTATTTTGGGAGCAATTTCCGCAGCGCAGCACGTTCATTTATTGGCAGAGCATTACGGTGTTGCAGTTATCTTGCATACGGATCACGCAGCGAAGAAATTGTTGCCATGGATCGACGGGTTATTGGATGCTGGAGAGAAATTTTTCGCACAGCATGGCAAGCCTTTGTTCTCTTCACATATGCTGGATCTTTCGGAAGAACCTTTGGAAGAAAATATCGCTATTTGTAAGAAATACCTGGAGCGCATGAAACCACTGGGCATGACTATTGAAATCGAATTGGGCGTAACAGGTGGTGAGGAAGATGGCGTTGATAACTCCGATGTAGACAGCTCCAAATTATATACTCAACCAGAAGAGGTAGCCTATGCATTCGAAGAGCTTTCTCAAGTTTCGGATCGTTTCACCGTTGCTGCTGCATTCGGTAATGTGCATGGTGTATACAAACCAGGAAACGTTAAGTTACAGCCTGTAATCTTGCACAACTCCCAAGAATATATCCGCGAGAAATTCAATTTACAAGCTGAGAAACCAGTAAACTTTGTGTTCCATGGTGGTTCAGGTTCTTCTCCAGCGGAAATCGAGGAAGCTATTTCCTACGGTGCGATCAAAATGAACATCGATACAGATATGCAATGGGCATTCTGGGATGGCGTAAGAGCTTATGAAGCGAAGAACCATGATTTCCTTCAGAGCCAGATCGGTAACCCGGAAGGCGAAGACTCACCTAACAAAAAATACTACGATCCACGTGTTTGGTTGCGTAAAGGTGAGGAAGCTTTTGTTACGCGCTTGAAACAAGCTTTCGAAGAATTGAACGCAGTTGATTCCAATAGCAAACTGTAA
- a CDS encoding Spx/MgsR family RNA polymerase-binding regulatory protein: MLQVYGIKNCNTVKKAIDWLTENNKEFTFHDYKKEPATLEKLQEWEKEVSWEQLLNKKGTTWRKLTPEEQTAITDAESANAALLNNNSMIKRPVIESPKGILVGFDAEEYKTKL, from the coding sequence ATGCTTCAGGTTTACGGAATAAAAAACTGTAATACAGTAAAAAAAGCCATCGATTGGCTGACGGAGAACAACAAAGAATTTACCTTTCACGATTATAAAAAGGAACCCGCTACTCTTGAAAAGCTTCAAGAATGGGAAAAAGAAGTCTCGTGGGAGCAGCTTCTAAATAAAAAAGGAACGACCTGGAGAAAACTCACCCCTGAAGAACAAACAGCGATTACAGATGCGGAGTCCGCCAATGCTGCTTTGTTGAACAACAACAGCATGATCAAAAGACCGGTGATCGAGTCGCCCAAAGGAATCCTTGTGGGTTTCGATGCGGAAGAATATAAAACCAAATTATAA
- a CDS encoding M1 family metallopeptidase — MNRSIVKLSLALCLLSAGFQETSFAQTKSESVYDYKEAFRPGFYNTNGNVYRSASGKPGHEYWQNAASYDIKVSLDDKTRQVKGTVKIMYTNNSPDQLDFIWLQLEQNLFNQSSIGQAVVPMTNSRYGDSATDFNGGYAITNVTGGGKKDVKYSINDTRMRIDLPTPLAPKGGKTEITMDFAYTVPEYGADRTGILPTENGDIYAIAQWYPKVSVYDDITGWNALPYTGPGEFYMEYGDFNVEITAPANHIVVMGGELLNPQDVWTKEQLDRYNKAKSSDETVLIRSQEEVTNPNSRPNKGTLTWKYRLENARDVAWASSKAFIIDGAQINLPSGKKSLALSAYPKESNGGNAWERSTEYTKASIEYYSKKWMEYPYPVAVNVASNVGGMEYPAIVFCGSKAKAGSLWGVTDHEFGHIWFPMIVGSNERLYAWMDEGFNTFINELSTEVFNKGEYHRKMGSMNFAAKALMHPNLEPIMVSPQGMKERNIGLLAYYKPGYALRILRDEVIGAERFDAAFKKYIEYWAYKHPTPEDFFRTIENETGENLNWFWRGWFVNNWQLDQAISDVSYVELDPKKGAVITVQNLQKMAMPVVLEATLESGKKVRHKLPVEVWERNNSWRFVMKTDEKIKSITIDPDEVYPDTNPDNNVWKAK; from the coding sequence ATGAATAGATCTATAGTAAAGCTTTCTTTAGCCCTCTGCCTATTGTCTGCCGGGTTCCAAGAGACCTCTTTTGCACAGACCAAATCGGAAAGTGTATATGATTACAAAGAGGCCTTCAGACCTGGTTTTTACAATACGAATGGCAATGTGTATCGGTCAGCTTCTGGAAAACCCGGCCATGAATATTGGCAGAATGCAGCGAGCTACGATATTAAGGTCAGCTTGGATGATAAAACCCGCCAAGTTAAGGGTACTGTGAAAATCATGTACACCAATAACAGTCCTGATCAATTGGATTTTATATGGCTTCAGTTGGAGCAGAACTTATTCAACCAAAGTTCCATCGGTCAAGCGGTTGTCCCGATGACAAACAGCCGATATGGCGATTCAGCCACGGACTTTAATGGTGGTTATGCCATAACCAATGTGACTGGTGGTGGCAAAAAGGATGTCAAGTACAGCATTAACGACACGCGTATGCGTATCGATTTACCTACGCCATTGGCACCGAAAGGTGGTAAAACGGAAATCACGATGGATTTCGCGTACACCGTTCCGGAATACGGCGCTGACCGCACCGGTATTTTACCGACGGAGAACGGCGACATCTATGCAATTGCACAATGGTATCCAAAAGTATCGGTATACGATGATATCACCGGATGGAATGCCCTTCCTTACACCGGACCGGGTGAGTTCTATATGGAATATGGCGATTTCAATGTAGAGATAACAGCACCTGCAAACCACATCGTGGTCATGGGCGGCGAGCTCCTGAACCCGCAGGACGTCTGGACCAAAGAACAACTGGACCGGTACAATAAAGCGAAATCCAGCGATGAAACTGTCCTTATCCGTTCACAGGAGGAGGTGACCAATCCCAATTCGAGACCGAATAAAGGAACGCTGACCTGGAAATACCGTTTGGAAAATGCACGTGATGTCGCATGGGCTTCTTCTAAAGCGTTTATCATCGATGGCGCGCAGATCAACCTTCCTAGTGGAAAGAAATCATTGGCACTTTCTGCTTATCCGAAGGAAAGCAATGGTGGCAATGCCTGGGAGCGTTCGACGGAATACACCAAGGCCTCCATTGAATACTATTCGAAGAAATGGATGGAATACCCTTACCCTGTCGCAGTCAATGTGGCTAGCAACGTAGGTGGTATGGAATACCCTGCCATTGTTTTCTGTGGCAGTAAGGCCAAAGCTGGTAGCCTTTGGGGCGTTACGGATCATGAATTTGGACACATCTGGTTTCCAATGATCGTAGGCTCAAATGAACGCCTTTATGCATGGATGGACGAAGGATTCAACACCTTCATCAACGAACTATCGACAGAAGTGTTCAACAAAGGCGAATACCACCGGAAAATGGGTAGCATGAATTTTGCGGCAAAAGCCTTGATGCACCCGAACTTGGAACCGATCATGGTTTCACCTCAAGGGATGAAAGAGCGTAACATTGGCTTATTAGCGTATTACAAGCCAGGATATGCATTACGCATCCTTCGCGATGAGGTTATCGGTGCGGAACGTTTTGATGCTGCATTCAAGAAATACATCGAATATTGGGCATATAAGCACCCGACTCCTGAAGATTTCTTCAGAACGATCGAAAATGAAACCGGAGAGAACCTGAATTGGTTCTGGCGTGGATGGTTCGTGAACAACTGGCAATTGGATCAGGCAATCTCAGATGTGAGCTACGTGGAATTGGACCCTAAAAAAGGAGCAGTAATCACCGTACAGAACCTTCAGAAAATGGCCATGCCGGTGGTATTGGAAGCGACTTTGGAAAGTGGAAAGAAAGTACGCCATAAATTACCGGTAGAGGTTTGGGAGCGGAATAATTCATGGCGCTTCGTCATGAAAACAGACGAGAAGATTAAAAGTATAACAATCGATCCAGACGAGGTTTACCCGGATACCAACCCGGATAACAATGTGTGGAAAGCAAAATAA
- a CDS encoding NAD(P)-dependent oxidoreductase yields the protein MKVALIGATGFVGSHILEELIHRNIEVTAIARDVESLKDKAGVIAIQLNVNEADQLSSILKGNDAVISAFNAGWDNPNLYDDFLSGYRHILTEVEESGVKRLIVIGGAGSLLTDEGTRIVDGKDFPKAFKPGALAAADFYEVLQRENELDWTFFSPAIEMNKDTKGKRTGKYRTGMDHPVVDHEGHSRLSVQDLAVAIVDELENNKFIKQRFTAGY from the coding sequence ATGAAGGTAGCATTAATAGGTGCCACGGGTTTTGTTGGCTCCCATATTTTGGAAGAATTGATCCATAGAAATATTGAAGTAACGGCTATAGCACGTGATGTCGAGTCCTTAAAGGACAAAGCAGGTGTTATTGCCATCCAGTTGAATGTGAATGAGGCTGACCAATTGAGTTCTATCCTCAAAGGCAATGACGCAGTGATCTCCGCATTCAATGCCGGTTGGGATAACCCGAATCTATATGACGATTTCCTGTCGGGTTATCGCCATATCCTGACCGAAGTTGAAGAGTCCGGTGTCAAGCGGTTGATCGTTATCGGTGGAGCCGGAAGTCTTTTGACGGATGAGGGCACCAGGATTGTGGATGGAAAGGACTTTCCAAAAGCATTTAAACCTGGAGCATTGGCAGCAGCTGATTTCTATGAAGTCCTGCAGCGTGAAAATGAATTGGATTGGACCTTCTTCAGCCCAGCCATCGAAATGAACAAGGACACCAAGGGAAAAAGAACCGGCAAATACAGAACCGGCATGGATCATCCTGTTGTTGACCACGAGGGACATTCCAGATTATCCGTTCAGGATCTGGCCGTTGCCATCGTTGATGAACTGGAAAACAATAAATTTATAAAGCAGCGGTTTACAGCTGGTTATTAG
- a CDS encoding DUF1543 domain-containing protein — MNYLFMLVIGGKLDGRFTEQHDVFFGIAAELKELVPALHAFWPALEGKMHIDSWRKVTKVDGFRIQVVERGAEDNTPEERLYFVNLGGYKPEDMEEYHYKQLVVASNLAEATKQAKESVWWKHHTSSHIDDKYGIDVDDIYEITDMLPQAFKEKYSLQLQPDAELPEDRLEVGYLKISKLLAQ; from the coding sequence ATGAACTACTTATTTATGCTGGTTATCGGCGGAAAACTGGATGGTCGCTTTACCGAACAGCACGATGTGTTTTTTGGGATTGCAGCAGAACTAAAAGAATTGGTGCCGGCCCTGCATGCCTTTTGGCCTGCACTTGAAGGGAAGATGCATATTGATTCCTGGCGGAAGGTGACCAAGGTTGATGGGTTTCGCATTCAGGTGGTAGAACGTGGTGCGGAGGATAATACACCTGAAGAGAGATTATATTTTGTTAATCTTGGAGGTTACAAGCCCGAAGATATGGAGGAGTACCATTACAAACAGCTGGTGGTGGCGTCAAATTTGGCTGAAGCCACGAAACAGGCTAAAGAATCGGTGTGGTGGAAGCACCATACATCTTCGCATATCGATGATAAATATGGTATAGACGTGGATGATATCTATGAAATCACGGATATGCTTCCACAGGCCTTCAAGGAAAAGTACAGTTTGCAGTTGCAACCTGATGCTGAATTACCTGAAGACCGGTTGGAAGTGGGCTATTTAAAAATCAGTAAACTATTGGCGCAGTAG
- a CDS encoding serine hydrolase yields MKNSVAFLFLLLLQIGNLHAQRTDKALEKKIHAAIAEFQGEFAFYSKHLKQHKEVAINADELYPTASVVKIPILVGVFQKIANGELRLDQQLTYRDSRAYGGSGIMQFYKDSTQTDLATLIGLMLSYSDNVTSIWCQELAGGGLAINPIMESLDLKYTKVNSRTAGREEDWKKYGWGQTTAREMSQLLEKIRLGKVISPQYSDKMYRFLKNQFYNGRSLSQFPAEINCISKTGSLEDVRTETVLVNAPHGDFVFTLLTKNNKDQSWDNTNEAEILTRKIANIIWNHYEENYTPYPPVN; encoded by the coding sequence ATGAAAAATTCAGTTGCATTTTTATTTTTATTGCTGCTCCAAATAGGAAATCTGCATGCTCAGCGAACGGACAAAGCCTTAGAAAAGAAAATTCATGCAGCGATTGCGGAGTTTCAGGGAGAGTTCGCTTTCTACAGCAAGCATCTGAAGCAGCATAAAGAGGTCGCCATCAATGCTGATGAATTGTACCCAACGGCAAGTGTGGTCAAGATCCCGATCCTGGTCGGTGTTTTCCAAAAAATCGCGAATGGAGAACTCCGACTGGACCAACAACTCACCTACCGGGACTCAAGGGCCTATGGAGGTTCTGGCATCATGCAGTTCTATAAGGACAGTACGCAGACCGACCTGGCAACACTTATCGGGTTGATGTTGAGTTACAGCGACAATGTGACCTCCATTTGGTGCCAGGAACTCGCTGGAGGCGGTCTTGCTATTAACCCAATCATGGAATCATTGGACCTGAAATATACCAAAGTGAATTCCAGAACAGCAGGTCGTGAAGAAGATTGGAAAAAATATGGCTGGGGACAGACCACGGCCCGGGAGATGTCACAACTCTTGGAGAAGATTCGTCTCGGTAAAGTGATTTCCCCCCAATATTCGGATAAAATGTACCGTTTTCTGAAAAATCAGTTTTACAACGGCCGGTCCCTATCGCAGTTTCCAGCTGAGATCAATTGCATCAGCAAAACAGGATCCTTGGAAGATGTCCGCACAGAGACTGTCCTGGTGAATGCCCCACATGGTGATTTCGTATTTACGCTACTTACGAAAAACAACAAAGATCAAAGTTGGGACAATACCAATGAAGCAGAAATCCTGACGCGGAAAATTGCCAATATTATCTGGAATCACTATGAAGAAAACTATACACCCTATCCTCCCGTCAATTAG
- a CDS encoding RrF2 family transcriptional regulator, with the protein MISKACEHGIKALIYVATQSMEKHRVKIGELAQHTGTPEAFTAKVLSKLANDNLLNSIKGPFGGFEMTESQIRNTTVSDVVKSVDGDKLFVGCALGLESCNDDRPCPMHAHFVQIRTDLKNMMEQTSIYDLAMGLKSGETILIR; encoded by the coding sequence ATGATTTCAAAAGCATGTGAACACGGCATCAAGGCGCTGATTTATGTGGCGACCCAATCCATGGAAAAACACCGTGTCAAGATTGGCGAACTGGCCCAACATACGGGAACCCCTGAAGCATTTACAGCTAAAGTATTAAGTAAGTTAGCTAACGATAACTTATTGAATTCCATAAAGGGTCCTTTCGGAGGTTTTGAAATGACGGAATCCCAAATCAGAAATACAACGGTTTCCGATGTAGTAAAATCTGTGGATGGCGATAAGCTTTTTGTAGGCTGTGCATTGGGATTGGAATCATGTAATGACGACCGCCCCTGTCCGATGCATGCCCACTTTGTACAGATCAGAACGGACCTCAAGAACATGATGGAACAGACCAGCATCTATGATTTGGCAATGGGTCTTAAGTCCGGGGAAACCATTTTAATTCGATAA
- a CDS encoding group III truncated hemoglobin, producing the protein MEREDIKNLADIQILVDTFYDTIRKDQLLGPIFDGIIQDRWPEHLEKMYRFWQTVLLEEHTYYGSPFPPHAKMPIQKEHFDRWIQLFTQTVDALYTGETADRAKWQGNRMAEMFQFKIQHLNGMNNLV; encoded by the coding sequence ATGGAACGTGAGGATATCAAAAATTTAGCGGACATCCAGATTTTGGTGGATACCTTCTACGATACTATCCGAAAGGACCAATTACTGGGTCCTATTTTCGATGGCATTATACAAGACCGTTGGCCAGAGCACCTGGAAAAAATGTACCGCTTTTGGCAGACGGTGTTGCTGGAAGAACACACATATTATGGAAGTCCATTTCCACCGCATGCAAAAATGCCCATCCAAAAAGAACATTTTGACCGGTGGATCCAACTGTTCACCCAAACTGTAGATGCACTCTATACCGGAGAAACTGCTGATCGAGCAAAATGGCAGGGAAATAGAATGGCGGAGATGTTCCAGTTCAAAATTCAGCATCTAAACGGAATGAACAACTTGGTTTAA
- a CDS encoding glycoside hydrolase family 88 protein, with the protein MKKIPLVVCGLLAMLGTSALQAQTKQKLSLDKSFIDNQLKASGEQIRVLAALTPEDAFPKTFEKNQPKFSNSTWWCSGFYPGTLLLLSEANKDQELQDLAVAKLKHLEKEQYNKGTHDLGFMLFCSFGNALRLTGDSAKYEPILATGAESLASRFNPKVNLIKSWNHGTWKYPVIIDNMMNLEFLMQMSKITGNPKYSEMAIKHADKTIKHHFRKDYSSYHVVDYNPETGEVNEKKTHQGAFDESAWARGQAWALYGYTMMYRETKKKEYLNQARNIAKYILKSPNLPEDLVPYWDFDKDKIPTDDKMYANKDLRDVSAGALYASALLELSLYTKGNESAEYLKKAETLLKNLSSPTYFAKKGENGGFLLLHSVGALPLNSEVDVPLTYADYYYVEALLRYQRMLNGETVIK; encoded by the coding sequence ATGAAAAAGATTCCATTAGTGGTCTGTGGCCTGCTTGCCATGCTCGGGACCTCGGCCTTACAGGCGCAAACGAAACAAAAGTTAAGTTTGGATAAGTCATTTATTGACAATCAATTGAAAGCGTCAGGTGAACAGATACGTGTGCTGGCTGCATTGACACCGGAGGATGCCTTTCCCAAAACCTTTGAAAAAAATCAACCAAAGTTCTCCAATTCCACATGGTGGTGTTCTGGTTTCTATCCAGGCACGTTGCTGTTGCTGTCCGAAGCAAATAAGGATCAGGAGCTGCAGGATCTGGCTGTCGCAAAATTAAAGCACCTCGAAAAGGAACAGTATAACAAAGGAACGCATGATCTTGGCTTTATGCTCTTCTGTAGTTTCGGAAATGCATTGCGCCTGACAGGGGATTCGGCCAAATATGAACCCATCCTGGCAACCGGGGCGGAATCATTGGCCAGCCGTTTCAACCCCAAGGTGAATTTGATTAAATCATGGAACCATGGCACCTGGAAATATCCTGTAATCATTGATAACATGATGAACCTCGAGTTTCTCATGCAGATGAGCAAGATTACTGGAAATCCAAAATATAGCGAAATGGCGATTAAGCATGCCGATAAAACCATAAAACACCATTTCCGAAAAGACTACAGTTCGTACCATGTTGTGGATTATAATCCCGAAACGGGGGAAGTAAATGAGAAGAAGACACATCAGGGCGCATTCGATGAGTCTGCATGGGCGCGTGGTCAAGCCTGGGCGTTGTACGGCTATACCATGATGTACCGCGAAACCAAGAAGAAAGAATACTTGAACCAAGCAAGAAACATAGCGAAGTATATCTTGAAAAGCCCTAATCTGCCCGAGGATTTGGTTCCATATTGGGATTTCGATAAAGACAAGATTCCGACAGATGATAAGATGTATGCAAATAAAGATTTACGGGATGTTTCAGCAGGTGCGCTATATGCTTCGGCATTATTGGAATTATCATTATATACCAAAGGAAATGAATCTGCTGAATACCTGAAGAAGGCAGAGACGTTATTGAAGAATCTATCCTCACCGACCTATTTCGCTAAAAAAGGGGAAAACGGAGGGTTCTTATTGCTGCATAGCGTGGGAGCCCTGCCATTAAATTCTGAAGTAGACGTCCCATTAACCTATGCTGATTATTATTATGTGGAGGCCTTGCTGCGGTATCAGCGTATGCTGAATGGTGAAACGGTGATAAAGTAA
- a CDS encoding SDR family oxidoreductase — MSTIQSFDLTGKVALVTGCKRGIGKAIAEGLAEAGADIIGVSHSLELSGSAVEKSITALGRSFKAYQCDFSDRDALYSFIDTLTREHPVIDILFNNAGNILRKPAAEHPDAYWDEIIEVNQNAQFILSRELGKRMLERKSGKIIFTASLLSFQGGINVPGYAASKGAIASLTKALANEWGSQGVNVNAIAPGYISTDNTEALRNDPDRSKSILDRIPAARWGEPEDFKGPAIFLASKASDYVHGTILTVDGGWMGR; from the coding sequence ATGTCTACTATACAATCATTTGACCTAACAGGTAAGGTGGCCTTGGTAACAGGCTGTAAAAGAGGAATTGGTAAAGCCATTGCGGAAGGTCTTGCTGAGGCAGGTGCTGATATTATCGGCGTTTCGCATTCCCTGGAACTTTCGGGGTCTGCGGTAGAAAAAAGCATTACAGCGCTGGGTAGATCGTTCAAAGCATACCAATGTGATTTTTCAGACAGGGATGCGCTCTATTCGTTTATTGATACCTTGACACGTGAGCATCCTGTCATTGATATTCTTTTCAATAATGCGGGGAATATCCTGCGTAAACCTGCCGCCGAGCATCCTGATGCCTATTGGGACGAGATCATCGAGGTCAATCAAAATGCGCAATTTATCCTCAGCCGAGAGCTGGGAAAAAGGATGCTGGAGCGCAAGTCGGGAAAAATTATCTTCACGGCATCGCTACTGTCGTTCCAGGGAGGGATAAATGTACCGGGATATGCGGCATCGAAAGGTGCCATCGCTTCCCTGACCAAGGCTTTGGCGAACGAATGGGGATCTCAGGGCGTAAATGTCAATGCTATTGCGCCAGGCTATATCTCAACCGATAATACGGAAGCTTTAAGGAATGATCCCGATCGCTCGAAATCAATCCTTGACCGAATTCCTGCTGCCCGTTGGGGTGAGCCGGAGGATTTTAAAGGACCGGCGATATTTCTGGCTTCGAAAGCGTCTGACTATGTACATGGCACCATCCTAACCGTTGATGGCGGTTGGATGGGAAGATAA